One region of Plasmodium gaboni strain SY75 chromosome 6, whole genome shotgun sequence genomic DNA includes:
- a CDS encoding 6-pyruvoyltetrahydropterin synthase — MKEEALSSDNNSAEVSVESPSFSFNCAHFIAYNGFRETLHGHNYNVSLKVRGYVRDDGYVIDFSILKEKVKKVCNKLDHHFILPIYSDVLKFEKEKNNIKIICEDNSEYSFPETDCIKLPIKHSSTEEIGQYILNQLIEEMDVSLLKSRQIHYIEISVSESPTQKAIVHKYI, encoded by the coding sequence GAGTTCAGATAACAATTCTGCAGAAGTTTCAGTGGAGTCACcttctttttcatttaattgTGCACATTTTATAGCATATAATGGATTTCGAGAAACATTACATGgtcataattataatgtCTCTTTAAAAGTTCGAGGATATGTAAGAGATGATGGATATGTAATAgatttttctatattaaaagaaaaagtaaaaaaagTGTGTAATAAATTAGATCATCATTTTATACTACCTATATATAGTGATGTGCTAAAAtttgaaaaagaaaaaaataatataaaaatcatATGTGAAGATAATTCAGAATATTCCTTCCCAGAAACAGATTGTATAAAACTTCCTATTAAACATTCTTCTACGGAAGAAATTGGGCAATATATTCTCAACCAACTAATAGAAGAAATGGATGTTTCCCTTTTAAAATCAAGACAAATAcattatatagaaataagTGTCAGTGAATCACCTACCCAAAAGGCCATAGTccacaaatatatataa